AACTTTCCCGTTCGCGATGTAAAGGAAATGGGCGCCGATTACGTGATCGGCAGCAATGTGGCCAGTGGCCTCCTGCCCTCCGATAAAGTTCGGAACGCTTTCCAGATCCTGATGCAGGTGGCTTTCTTTCGCGAAGCGGAAGACAATAAGAACGAAGTGCCCCAATGCGATATTTACATTCCCTTCAAGATGGACAAATTCAGCATGGGCAGTTTCTCCGATGCAGGCGCCATCATCAACCTGGGACTGGAAGAAGGAAGGGAGCTCTATCCCCGCCTCAAACAGCTGAAGGATTCGCTGGACGCGATCTACGGTGTTGAGCCTCCCAATCCCGGCCGTCTTCCACATGTGGACTATGTAAAGATCAGTTCTTATGAAGTGAGAGGAACAGAGAAAACGTCTCCTGATTTCTTCACGCATACCATGAACTTCGTCACCAATCAATATTATTCTGCCAAACGACTGGCCAATATGATCCGTCAGGCAGTAGGTACTCGCTACTACAAACGCGTTACCTATTCCCTGGAACCACAGCCCGATGGCACTGCCCGCATCATCTTCGATGTAACGGAAAACCCGCTCACTTTTGCTAAGCTTGGCCTGCATTATAACCGCTTCAGCGGCATCGGTGTGATCGCCAATCTCACAACAAGGAATTTCTTCTTCACCAACTCACGCAGCATGGTATCGCTCAACATCGGTGAGAGCATGCGCGTGAAGGGTGAGCACCTGCAATATTTCGGAAGACTGAAGAACTTCGCACTGATTGCCGATCTTCAGTTCGACCGTTTCGATGTAGCCACTTATACCTACGATAAATACAAACAGGACGGGCTGTACAAACAGAATCTCTTCCGCACAGGAGGCCGGTTCCAGTTCTCAGCCAAACGGACCTTTTCTATCGGTGTAGGATCGCGATGGGATTGGGTCAGATATACGCCCACCATCTCAACGGATTTCAATTTCAAGGGCAGCAACAGCTGGGTGACCAACTTCGCTTATGTAGCGCATAACTCGCTCGATAAAGCCGTATATCCCCGCAGAGGCGTAAGATTTGAAGCAGAAGCCGGATATATTGCCAGACAGAGCCCGCGCATCAAATTCATTGTAGGCGATCAAACCATTCCTGCTACGGAAGACATGATTTCCGGCGATTCCTATCCCAGGATCACAGCCAATTTCGACAGCTATATTCCTTTCAGCCGCAGAACCACAGGTTTGATTAATATCCAGGGCGGCGCCAATTTCGGATATGAACAGAATGTGTTGAACGAATTCATTGTTGGCGGCCTCACCAAAACATTCCGCAACCAGATCACTTTTGCAGGATTGCAGGAAGGAACTATTTACAGCCCCAGCCTGGTGGCGCTTCAGGGCGGAGCACGCGTGATGATGTTCAGCAATACCTATATCACCGCCAGGGCAAATGTGCTGTTCAATAATCTTTTCACCAAAAGCGAGTACTTCGATTACCCGGATTTCTTCTCCGGTTATGCAGTAACGTTTGCCTATAATTTTGCATTGGGGCCGCTCGAGATCTCTGCGATGTATTGTGATCAGACCAAGAGAGTGCAGAGTTATATTAATTTGGGGATTCCGTTCTGATGTAGAGGATATTACTGTTTTGGTTAACATAGAAAATTCATAAATTCGGTCTATCATAAATTTCAAAATGTATTTCGATAATCATACCAATTTCCCAAATGCAACACTGAATCCAAGATTGCTCTGGGAGTATAACTTTGAAGAGGTTGATTTTCTTAAAATGAGAAATATCATTATTCAGAGAGTCGTTGAGAGAGGTTGGCCTAACGACTGGTATTTTATATTAAATACATATGGTATGGAAGGGGTAAAATCTGCTATTCTTGAAATCCCCTATTTGAATGATAAAGACATGAATTTTGTCAGTATTCTTTTCAATATCCCTTTAACCTCAATGAAATGCTACGAAAAGAAACAGTCTCAGCCTCAACGCTGGACCTCCTAAGCTCATTGATGAAGGATGAGATGATCAAGGATTTCTATCTTGCAGGAGGAACAGCGCTTGCATTGCAAATTGGACATCGAATTAGCATGATCTGGATTTATTCACCATTGCACCATTTGATGAGAGTGCCCTACTTACACATCTAGAAAACACTTACAAATTTCAAGTAGACTTTCAAGCAAAAAACACCCTTAAGGGATTCATTGGAGAAACAAAAGTGGACTTTCTCGCCCATCAATACCCTTTAATCAAACCTTTACAAGTAATTGAAGGTACACGCCTGGCCAGCCCGGAAGATATTGCTGCCATGAAGCTTAATGCGATTGTGGGCAATGGTACAAGGCTTAAAGATTTTATTGATGTTGCCTATCTTTCGTCATCACTTACGCTCAATCAGATGGTCAACGCTTATGAAGAAAAGTATGTTACAAGGAACCCAACGATAGCTCTCAAATCATTAGCATATCAGAATGATATTGATTTTACAGAAGCAATTCAAATGCTGGACAGAGAGTATGACTGGAAGCATACCCATGAGCGTCTTAACCAAATATTGGCTTTCCCCGATAAACTGATTTTCACTTCTGATATGTAATCTCCCGCTCAGATCGGCTGATCAGTTTACGTTTACCGGTTTTCCTGTCAATGATATAGGCCGTTTTCTTTAACCAGTTTCCCTTATCATCATACTCGTATTCGTTCACATACTCCGCTCCCGTTCGGTTGTTCCTCCCCTTTAGTTTTTGATACGTCATATCCCCCTGTTCATTGAACAACTTTTTTTCATCCATGATGGAGCAGTATTTGTCCTGATCAATTCGCTGGGTATCCTGAACAAGCCTTTCATCATTCCAGTTCGCCTTGCGGGAAATCACATAGTAGTTGTCTTCAGGATGATATGCAGCTTTTTCCAGAGCAATTATTTCTCCCTGTCGATTGGTCACCTGCGCTTTGGCAGCCTGCCCCTCAGCATTGACTTTGAGATCGCTTGAACTATAATTACCATTGAAGCTGCATTGCATACGGGTAAGCGTTCCTGCTGTATCGTAAGTAAACCAGAAACTATCCCGGATAATTCCTTTCGGCTCATAATTGACATTCACCAGGTACAGCACTTTTTGCAGCGATGAATCCAGGTTCGTTTCATATTGATGGGTCAGCACTCCTTTTTTATCATAACGACTGTAACTGATCCTCCTTGCGGACCAGTCAAAACTGATTTCTTTCCTGCTAATAAATTTGGAGCCCTGTAAGCGCGAAGTATAAGTATCAATGATCCTCGCTGGCTTTCCGGATCTTACATGCTGTTCAGGTTTTGCAAAACTGTTTATCATCGTAATGTACTGTGCAGAGGCCGGCACAGCAATGATGAACAGCAACAAGAGGGTAAAAGAGTATTTCATACAACCCCAAAATACAAAAATTTAGGAATCCCGCATCATGTCTTCTCCCCCATTGCCCCTCTCTTTCTTGAAGAGGTTGAAATCGCTCTTACCGAATTTCCAGGTGAAGGTGATCCTGGCGGAACGCACATTCCTTCTCCTGAAAAAGTCCTGGTAGAAATTTTCGGTATCATAAATTGCGCCGAAGCGGTGCGAGTTGAGCACATCGTTCACGGCCACTGTTACGGAAGCTTTATTGTCTTTCAGGAAATCCTTGCGAAGCGCCACGTCTATACTGTAACGCTCTTTCCGCTTACCCTGCGGGATCACTTCCGGCGATTCATATTCACCTACCACCTGGAAGCCGAGCTTGTTCCATACGGGAGACGGACTGCTGATCTTGTAATTGGTTGTGAGCTTGGCTTCCCAGTTGAAACCTTCATTGCTGAGATCGGTCTCATCCACTTTTGCATTCACTTTGGTGTACTGCATATTCACGGTGGGCGTAATATCGAAGTTGCTGCCGAATTTCTGCTGAAGCGTGAACTCAGCCCCCCAGTTGTGCTCACTACTGGCATTGATGAAAGTGTTCAGGATCGCATTGGGATCAACCGCCGCATTGTTGAGCTGCTCAAACTGTGCAGTAGTGATGGTATCGCTGTATTGCGTGATCTCATCGGTAGAGAGACGATAATACAACACACCCAGGAAGTTACCACCGGTATAGGTCTTGTTGTAATTCAGCTCGAACGAATTGGTGAATTCCGGCGTGAGCGAAGGATTTCCCTGGCGCAGGTTCAATGGATCATTGATGTCTACAAAAGGATTCATCTGCCAGAAGTTCGGGCGACGGATCCTGCGTGTATAGTTCAGTTGCAGCTCATCATCATCACTCAGTTTCTTGTTCAGGAAGATGCTGGGAAAAAGAGCGTTGAAGAGATTGCCGAAATCTTTCGGATACTGATAACCGAATTTGAAGGCACTGTCCACCAGGTTGCCATCGAATTTGGAATACTCTGCACGCAAACCAAGCTGATAGCCAATGCTGCCGATCTTATCCGTATAGGTAATGTAAGCGGCATTGATCATTTCCTGGTACTTGTAATTATTGCTGAGCGGGAGTTTGATGGAGTTACCGTTGTTGATGCTCAATGCATCAAACACACTGCTGTAATTGTTGATGTAAGTGCGCAAACCCGTTTCCAGTTTAGCATTCTCTCCTCTCGGGTCTGTATAATCCACCTGGATGGTCACCTGGTCATTCTTGCTGTTACCGATATTGTGAACGAGATTATCGGGCGCAAACGGGCTGCCATCGGGGTTTTGATAGGTATTGAGGATACGGGTGAAATCATTGTTCTTGCTCCAGGCATAGTTCACATCAGCGTTCAGCTCTTTTCCTGGTTTGGCAAATTTGTGTTTGAAAAGGAACTGCGATTGATTGCGCTGGAAATCTGCATTGTTGTCTGATGTACGGTATCCCAAATGATCAGTCAGCTTTGCGGCTGTCAGATATACCTGGTCCTGCTTTTCATCGGTGGAGAACCTGCCGTCAGTGAAATTATGAGAGAACGTTAAAGTATTGCGGTTATCTAGAAAATAGTCCACACCAAAACGCGCAGAGGCAAAAGCCCTTGTTCTGTCAGCCCTTGAGAACTGGTTGAAGTAATTGCCGGGCTCGCCATTCTCTTTGTTGGTACGATAGGTTTCGCCTTTGGCGATGCCCCGTTCCTGTTGTAGTTACCGCTTACGAAGAAATTGAATTTGTTCTGGCGGAGGTTCAGGTTGAGCGATCCGTTCAGGATGCCCGGCGTACCTGCGCCAACGGAAGCCAGTCCGTTCAATCCGAGTTTACGGTTCTTTTTGAGAATGATATTGATCACGCCGCCGGTACTGCTTGCATCGAACTGCGCAGAAGGATTGGTGATCAGTTCCACTCTTTCGATATTGTCTGCAGGGATCTGTTCCAGTGTAAGAATGGTGGGGCGGCCATCAACGAAGATCTGTGGTGCACGGTTGCGCAGGGCCACATTACCATCAACGTCCACGCTGATACTGGGAATGTTTTTCATCACATCGATGGCTGTACCTCCGGTGGCCGTAAGACTTTTTTCAACGTCGAATATTTTACGGTCCACTCCCATTTGCAGGGCTGGTTTAGTGCCCACTACCGTAACTGTATTGAGCATCTGCGATTCGGCTTCGAGCTTGATATTCCCGAGATCCGTTTCAACAGGCCCCTCACCCTTGCCTTTTGCCGGGGGAAAAGAAACAGTTTGATTGACCTCTTTATAACCAATAGCTGTGATCTGGAGTTTATAAGATGCTTTTACCGGTAATTGATCGATAGAGAAATCGCCGTTCTGGCGGGAGAGCATGCCGCCCGCGAGACTGTCGCCGGTACCGGCAGCAAAGTAGAGGCGGATACTTGCAGCATCCACGCCCTTGCCGGTTTTGGGATCTATCACTTTTCCGTACAATCTGCCAGTACTTTTTTCACTATGTGTAACAGCCTGAGTAAAAGCCTGCCATACAAAAAATAAACAGGGAATGAGTAATAGTAGCTTCTTCATCTGGCTTATGACGTCGGATGAGTTAAAAAATATGCGCTATTGGGAAATATTGAGCTGGAATTAACGGATCAGCTATTACCTGTTCTGGTTTTGAACCAGGTTTGCATTACCAGGATGGCTTCGCTGAGGAAAAGATCTTTCTTCAGACTGTTGAGCCAGGCCTTGTTGCTGTCGTTACGGAATTGTTCTTTATGTTTCAGTTCTTCCTGCACATCGGCAGTATTGATCACGGGCAGACTGTCTGCAGTGACCAATTGTTTGCGAATGGTGGCGATGGTCTGTTGTAATTGTTTTTTCTCTGCACGGTATTTGTCCAGCTTCATGGAATGCAGGTTGCTCCTGTTCTCCAGCCAGTGGATATTCTTGCGAAGCGCGAGGAGCGATGAATCTTTTTCGATCCTTCCTCCGGCAGCAGCAATGGTCCTGCTTACTTCTTCGCTATGATTGCTCAGTGCAAATGGAGCGGCAGCAATGGTATCCCATTTCAGCGCAGTAGGATTATCTTTTTCCTGCATCTTGTAAGGCTCATAGATGCCGGGGAGTTTGATATCGGGAGAAACACCTTTGAGCTGTGTGGCTGCGCCGGTGATGCGATAATACTTTTGCAGGGTGATATGAATGGTGCCGAGGTCCAGGTTATCAGGACCGATCTGGTTCTTTGTTTCGCCCACACCGAATCCGCGTTGCACAGATCCTTTGCCATAAGTGGAGGCAGCGCCGATGACAATGCCGCGGTGATAATCCTGGATGGCGGCTGCAAAGATCTCGGCAGCAGATGCGCTCATTTCATTCACGAGTACAACCAGCGGACCATCATACAGAACTCCAGGATTATTGACTGTGCTCACGTAAGGAGTTCCGATAGAACTTTTCACCTGCACCACAGGTCCCTGTTTGATGAAGAGACCCACCATATTGATCACTTCGCCAAGGCTGCCACCAGTATTGTCGCGGATATCGATCACTACACCTTCCACATTTTCCGCTTTGAGTTTTTCCAGTTCCAGCGCCATATCTGTAGCACAGCTTCTGCCATTGGCATCTCCGAAGTTGGTATAGAATTTCGGGAAGGTGATATAGCCGATCTTCGCAGATGAATCATTGATGATGGCAGATTTCACGAAAGTATCTTCAAGCTGCAGGGCTTCACGCTGAATGGTTACGTCTTTGAGAGAGCCATCATTCTTGCGGAAGGTGATGGTAACAGTGGTGCCTTTCTGACCGCGTGTGAGCTTGATCACTTCGCTCATGGCCAGTCCTGCCAGATCCGTTTTTTCGGTGCTTCCACCCTGTTGTACTTTCACCAGCACATCTCCTTTTTCCACTTGTCCTGATTTCCATGCTGGCCCGCCGATCATCAGTTCAGCGATGCTCACTTTTCCATTTTGTTCCTGCAGCAAAGCGCCGATACCATAATAGATACCGCTCATGCCTTCCTGGAATTCGCGGCGGTCAACCGGAAGAAAGTAGCTGGAATGCGGATCGTAGAGGTTGATGATGGAATTGAGATAGAGATTGAATGCTTCCTCATCAGCAGTGAGCTTGAGGATATTTTCCATGCTTCTCTTCTCGATGCGGGCAACGGTTTCGCGTGCTTTTGTTTCCAGTTGCGCATCTGTGAAGTGATTGACAGTATCTTTTTTCCTCTGTTCCAGCAGATCGTCGTACTGCACCAGTACCTGGTATTTGAGGTAATTCTTCCAGCGTGTTTTCAGTTCATCGCTGTTTTTGCAGTAGAGGATATTTTTGGGAGAGTCGTTGAAATATTCGTCGTTGGTGAAACTGAAGGGTTGTGCCAGCAGGTCTTTGATGATCTGCTCCACTTCTTTCACGCGTTGTTTGTAAACGGTGTTCACTACTTTGTAGAACTGCACCATCTTGCCGCGCATTTCATCATCCAGTTGCCATTCGAATTCCCTGAAGCGTGTGATATCGCTTTTGAGGAAGAATCTTTTGCCGCCATCGAGTTGCTGAAGATATTCAGTGAACACCTGTCCGGAGAAATGGTCGTTCAGAGGTTGCGGCGCATAATGGATCTGCTGCAACATGCCGGTGGTGTTATGGAAAACGAGATCTACATTGTCCACCACTTTGCTTTTCTGCGCAATGGCGGGAATGGACAGCAGGCAAATAGCAGAACCTGCAAAGAATGTACGGTTAAAAAAAGAAGTACTCTTCATGCTCTACCCTCTTTAGGCGGTTATTGATGTTCGTTATAATGTAACCTGACCATATGCGCCGAACCAGGCAGCGCCCAGCAGGCCGGTCTGTTCATTTCTGATGATGCGGACAGGTACTGTTTGTAACAGATGTTGCATACGGTCGCTATCCATATAATGACTGTAAAAATTTTCGCGCTGCAACAGTCCACTGATCTTGGGTGGAATGCCTCCTCCGAGAAACAGTCCTCCGGTGGCTTTCATTTTCAGCACCAGGTTGGCTGCTTCATGGCCGAGATAACGCACATAGTGCTGCATGGTTTCCACGCAGATAGCAGCGCCGTTCTCTGCTGCTGTCTGGCTGATCCTCGCGCTGGGATGTGTTTCAGTGGGCCAGAGTTCGGTAAGCCATTGGGGCTCTTCCACTTTCTTCACATCACGCAGGAACTGGTAAATATCGTAAATACCTGGACCGGCCACAACCTTCTCCCAGCTAACAACGCCATATTGCGCGGAAAGGTATTGGCAAAGCTCAAAATCGAATGAGGTCCTGGGAGAAAAATCGCAATGCCCGCCTTCTGTGGGGAAAGGGGAATACGATTTGCCATTCCAGAAGAGCCCTGCTTCTCCGAGACCTGTACCGGGGGCCAGGATGGCCATGTTGCCGCGGGGCGACTGGCTTCCTTCGTGAATTGTGAAGAAATCATCAGGCTTCAATGCAGCGAGGCCATAAGCTGTTGCTTCCAGGTCATTGATGAGACGGACATCCTTTACTCCTGTTCTGTCCTGCAGATCTTCCACACTGAGCGTCCAGTTGAGATTGGTCAGCTCTACCACGCCGTCCAGGACGGGCCCAGCAACACCGAGACTGATCCTGTCAGGGATCAGTTCAGGTTTTACCTGCAGGAATTCTGCAATGATCTCATGGAGACTGGCATAGGCGGGTGACCTGAATTTCTGGTCATGCAGATGTTGCACATCTTCCGCGGTTGCGCGGAAAAGGGCCAGATGTGTTTTAGTGCCGCCAATATCTCCTGCGAGGATAGTGATGCCCTCTGCCGGGATATTGTCTTTTGCCGGTAAATGAAGCGGGATCGTCAGTGCCTTACTAGTTACATTCATCGTAATAAAGATAAGGCATTATTTTTTTTTGAATTCCTGAATATGGTTGAGCGGCTATTCATCGGAGACCACTCGACAGCCTCCGGCGAATGACTGGGTACACTCAGTGTTTTCCGGAAAAAAATTTCAGTTCATCTGCAAGATCGAGGAACGGGTATTGAGCCTGCAATTCCTGCGCCTTCAGTAATTGCGATTGCAAAAATTTCTGATGTGCTTCCGTATGAGGATGAAAAGGTTTATGCCT
This portion of the Pseudobacter ginsenosidimutans genome encodes:
- a CDS encoding patatin-like phospholipase family protein; its protein translation is MLAQSQTRTGRPKIGVTLSGGGAKGLAHIGILKAIDSAGIKVDYITGTSMGSIIGSLYSIGYSADSIEKIARSIDWDLLLSNQSSLRSIFMEEKDEYSKYILELPWVNHRFRLPSGVLEGQELWIKFSELFFPVYNIKNFDHFSIPFRCIGTDVGNGEAVVMKEGEIVSAIRSSMAIPSVFTAVDYNGKRLIDGGLIRNFPVRDVKEMGADYVIGSNVASGLLPSDKVRNAFQILMQVAFFREAEDNKNEVPQCDIYIPFKMDKFSMGSFSDAGAIINLGLEEGRELYPRLKQLKDSLDAIYGVEPPNPGRLPHVDYVKISSYEVRGTEKTSPDFFTHTMNFVTNQYYSAKRLANMIRQAVGTRYYKRVTYSLEPQPDGTARIIFDVTENPLTFAKLGLHYNRFSGIGVIANLTTRNFFFTNSRSMVSLNIGESMRVKGEHLQYFGRLKNFALIADLQFDRFDVATYTYDKYKQDGLYKQNLFRTGGRFQFSAKRTFSIGVGSRWDWVRYTPTISTDFNFKGSNSWVTNFAYVAHNSLDKAVYPRRGVRFEAEAGYIARQSPRIKFIVGDQTIPATEDMISGDSYPRITANFDSYIPFSRRTTGLINIQGGANFGYEQNVLNEFIVGGLTKTFRNQITFAGLQEGTIYSPSLVALQGGARVMMFSNTYITARANVLFNNLFTKSEYFDYPDFFSGYAVTFAYNFALGPLEISAMYCDQTKRVQSYINLGIPF
- a CDS encoding DUF6922 domain-containing protein produces the protein MYFDNHTNFPNATLNPRLLWEYNFEEVDFLKMRNIIIQRVVERGWPNDWYFILNTYGMEGVKSAILEIPYLNDKDMNFVSILFNIPLTSMKCYEKKQSQPQRWTS
- a CDS encoding nucleotidyl transferase AbiEii/AbiGii toxin family protein translates to MDFLAHQYPLIKPLQVIEGTRLASPEDIAAMKLNAIVGNGTRLKDFIDVAYLSSSLTLNQMVNAYEEKYVTRNPTIALKSLAYQNDIDFTEAIQMLDREYDWKHTHERLNQILAFPDKLIFTSDM
- a CDS encoding outer membrane beta-barrel family protein translates to MDYFLDNRNTLTFSHNFTDGRFSTDEKQDQVYLTAAKLTDHLGYRTSDNNADFQRNQSQFLFKHKFAKPGKELNADVNYAWSKNNDFTRILNTYQNPDGSPFAPDNLVHNIGNSKNDQVTIQVDYTDPRGENAKLETGLRTYINNYSSVFDALSINNGNSIKLPLSNNYKYQEMINAAYITYTDKIGSIGYQLGLRAEYSKFDGNLVDSAFKFGYQYPKDFGNLFNALFPSIFLNKKLSDDDELQLNYTRRIRRPNFWQMNPFVDINDPLNLRQGNPSLTPEFTNSFELNYNKTYTGGNFLGVLYYRLSTDEITQYSDTITTAQFEQLNNAAVDPNAILNTFINASSEHNWGAEFTLQQKFGSNFDITPTVNMQYTKVNAKVDETDLSNEGFNWEAKLTTNYKISSPSPVWNKLGFQVVGEYESPEVIPQGKRKERYSIDVALRKDFLKDNKASVTVAVNDVLNSHRFGAIYDTENFYQDFFRRRNVRSARITFTWKFGKSDFNLFKKERGNGGEDMMRDS
- a CDS encoding TonB-dependent receptor — its product is MKKLLLLIPCLFFVWQAFTQAVTHSEKSTGRLYGKVIDPKTGKGVDAASIRLYFAAGTGDSLAGGMLSRQNGDFSIDQLPVKASYKLQITAIGYKEVNQTVSFPPAKGKGEGPVETDLGNIKLEAESQMLNTVTVVGTKPALQMGVDRKIFDVEKSLTATGGTAIDVMKNIPSISVDVDGNVALRNRAPQIFVDGRPTILTLEQIPADNIERVELITNPSAQFDASSTGGVINIILKKNRKLGLNGLASVGAGTPGILNGSLNLNLRQNKFNFFVSGNYNRNGASPKAKPIVPTKRMASPAITSTSSQGLTEQGLLPLRVLVWTIF
- a CDS encoding carboxy terminal-processing peptidase, translated to MKSTSFFNRTFFAGSAICLLSIPAIAQKSKVVDNVDLVFHNTTGMLQQIHYAPQPLNDHFSGQVFTEYLQQLDGGKRFFLKSDITRFREFEWQLDDEMRGKMVQFYKVVNTVYKQRVKEVEQIIKDLLAQPFSFTNDEYFNDSPKNILYCKNSDELKTRWKNYLKYQVLVQYDDLLEQRKKDTVNHFTDAQLETKARETVARIEKRSMENILKLTADEEAFNLYLNSIINLYDPHSSYFLPVDRREFQEGMSGIYYGIGALLQEQNGKVSIAELMIGGPAWKSGQVEKGDVLVKVQQGGSTEKTDLAGLAMSEVIKLTRGQKGTTVTITFRKNDGSLKDVTIQREALQLEDTFVKSAIINDSSAKIGYITFPKFYTNFGDANGRSCATDMALELEKLKAENVEGVVIDIRDNTGGSLGEVINMVGLFIKQGPVVQVKSSIGTPYVSTVNNPGVLYDGPLVVLVNEMSASAAEIFAAAIQDYHRGIVIGAASTYGKGSVQRGFGVGETKNQIGPDNLDLGTIHITLQKYYRITGAATQLKGVSPDIKLPGIYEPYKMQEKDNPTALKWDTIAAAPFALSNHSEEVSRTIAAAGGRIEKDSSLLALRKNIHWLENRSNLHSMKLDKYRAEKKQLQQTIATIRKQLVTADSLPVINTADVQEELKHKEQFRNDSNKAWLNSLKKDLFLSEAILVMQTWFKTRTGNS
- the glk gene encoding glucokinase yields the protein MNVTSKALTIPLHLPAKDNIPAEGITILAGDIGGTKTHLALFRATAEDVQHLHDQKFRSPAYASLHEIIAEFLQVKPELIPDRISLGVAGPVLDGVVELTNLNWTLSVEDLQDRTGVKDVRLINDLEATAYGLAALKPDDFFTIHEGSQSPRGNMAILAPGTGLGEAGLFWNGKSYSPFPTEGGHCDFSPRTSFDFELCQYLSAQYGVVSWEKVVAGPGIYDIYQFLRDVKKVEEPQWLTELWPTETHPSARISQTAAENGAAICVETMQHYVRYLGHEAANLVLKMKATGGLFLGGGIPPKISGLLQRENFYSHYMDSDRMQHLLQTVPVRIIRNEQTGLLGAAWFGAYGQVTL